In Streptomyces nodosus, one DNA window encodes the following:
- the nusG gene encoding transcription termination/antitermination protein NusG produces MSDPNLNDAIEPDESVDDELDIVEGADEVDEAEAAEAAAGEPAEQAAVHVVDEDEAVEGASEPELDPVEKLREELRSLPGEWYVIHTYAGYENRVKTNLEQRAVSLNVEDYIFQAEVPQEEVVQIKNGDRKTIRQNKLPGYVLVRMDLTNESWGVVRNTPGVTGFVGNAYDPYPLTLDEIVKMLAPEAEEKAAREAAEAEGKPAPQRKVEVQVLDFEVGDSVTVTDGPFATLQATINEINADSKKVKGLVEIFGRETPVELSFDQIQKN; encoded by the coding sequence GTGTCTGACCCGAACCTGAACGACGCCATCGAGCCGGACGAGTCCGTGGATGATGAGCTCGACATCGTCGAAGGCGCGGACGAGGTCGACGAGGCCGAGGCTGCCGAAGCCGCCGCGGGCGAGCCGGCAGAGCAGGCCGCTGTGCACGTCGTGGACGAGGACGAGGCCGTCGAGGGTGCTTCGGAGCCCGAGCTCGACCCGGTCGAGAAGCTCCGCGAGGAACTGCGCTCCCTGCCCGGCGAGTGGTACGTGATCCACACCTACGCCGGTTACGAGAACCGCGTGAAGACCAACCTCGAACAGCGCGCCGTCTCGCTGAACGTCGAGGACTACATCTTCCAGGCCGAGGTGCCGCAGGAAGAGGTCGTCCAGATCAAGAACGGCGACCGCAAGACCATCCGTCAGAACAAGCTCCCCGGCTATGTGCTGGTGCGCATGGACCTGACGAACGAGTCCTGGGGCGTCGTGCGCAACACGCCCGGAGTCACCGGCTTCGTCGGCAACGCCTACGACCCCTACCCGCTGACCCTGGACGAGATCGTCAAGATGCTCGCCCCGGAGGCCGAGGAGAAGGCCGCCCGCGAGGCCGCCGAGGCCGAGGGCAAGCCGGCTCCGCAGCGCAAGGTCGAGGTCCAGGTGCTGGACTTCGAGGTCGGCGACTCGGTCACCGTCACCGACGGCCCCTTCGCCACGCTGCAGGCCACCATCAACGAGATCAACGCCGACTCCAAGAAGGTCAAGGGCCTGGTGGAGATCTTCGGCCGCGAGACGCCGGTCGAGCTCTCCTTCGACCAGATCCAGAAGAACTGA
- the secE gene encoding preprotein translocase subunit SecE — translation MTDAVGSIDMPDAQDEVQESKKKTRKGGKRGKKGPLKRLALFYRQIIAELRKVVWPTRNQLTSYTTVVIFFVVIMIALVTLIDYGFNHAAKYVFG, via the coding sequence GTGACGGACGCCGTGGGCTCCATCGACATGCCTGACGCCCAGGACGAGGTGCAGGAGTCGAAGAAGAAGACCCGCAAGGGCGGGAAGCGTGGCAAGAAGGGCCCGCTGAAGCGCCTTGCCCTCTTCTATCGTCAGATCATCGCGGAGCTGCGCAAGGTCGTCTGGCCGACGCGGAACCAGTTGACGTCGTACACCACTGTGGTGATCTTCTTCGTCGTGATCATGATCGCCCTGGTGACTTTGATTGACTATGGGTTCAACCACGCCGCCAAGTACGTCTTCGGCTGA
- the rplK gene encoding 50S ribosomal protein L11, with product MPPKKKKVTGLIKLQIQAGAANPAPPVGPALGQHGVNIMEFCKAYNAATESQRGWVIPVEITVYEDRSFTFITKTPPAAKMILKAAGVEKGSGEPHKTKVAKITQAQVREIAQTKLPDLNANDLDAAAKIIAGTARSMGVTVEG from the coding sequence ATGCCTCCCAAGAAGAAGAAGGTCACGGGGCTTATCAAGCTCCAGATCCAGGCCGGCGCAGCCAATCCGGCCCCGCCGGTCGGCCCGGCGCTGGGTCAGCACGGCGTCAACATCATGGAGTTCTGCAAGGCCTACAACGCCGCGACCGAGTCGCAGCGCGGTTGGGTCATCCCGGTGGAGATCACGGTCTACGAGGACCGTTCCTTCACCTTCATCACCAAGACGCCGCCGGCCGCCAAGATGATCCTCAAGGCCGCGGGCGTGGAGAAGGGCTCCGGCGAGCCGCACAAGACCAAGGTCGCCAAGATCACCCAGGCGCAGGTCCGCGAGATCGCCCAGACCAAGCTGCCCGACCTCAACGCCAACGACCTGGACGCCGCCGCGAAGATCATCGCCGGTACCGCGCGTTCCATGGGCGTCACGGTCGAGGGCTGA
- a CDS encoding adenosine deaminase, with protein MEHVRDVSELPKAHLHLHFTGSMRPATLLELADRDGVRLPDALTEALTSGEPPKLRATDERGWFRFQRLYDAARSCLRKPEDIQRLVREAAEEDVKDGSGWLEIQVDPTSYAPRLGGLIPALEIILDAVDTTMRETGLGMRVLVAANRMKHPLDARTLARLAVRYGDRGVVGFGLSNDERRGMARDFDRAFAIARDGGLLSAPHGGELTGPASVRDCLDDLHADRLGHGVRAAEDPRLLRRLADRGVTCEVCPASNVALGVYEKPEDVPLRTLFEAGVPMALGADDPLLFGSRLAAQYEIARHHHGFTDEELAELARQSVRGSAAPEDAKAKLLAGIDDWINTPAP; from the coding sequence ATGGAGCATGTACGTGATGTCTCTGAGCTGCCGAAGGCCCATCTGCACCTGCACTTCACCGGCTCGATGCGGCCCGCCACCCTGCTGGAACTCGCCGACAGGGACGGGGTCCGGCTGCCCGATGCGCTGACGGAGGCGCTGACCAGCGGGGAGCCGCCGAAGCTGCGGGCGACGGACGAGCGCGGCTGGTTCCGCTTCCAGCGGTTGTACGACGCGGCGCGCTCGTGCCTCAGGAAACCCGAGGACATCCAGCGGCTGGTGCGGGAGGCCGCGGAGGAGGACGTCAAGGACGGCTCGGGCTGGCTGGAGATCCAGGTCGACCCGACGTCCTACGCGCCGCGCCTGGGCGGTCTGATCCCGGCGCTGGAGATCATCCTGGACGCGGTCGACACCACGATGCGGGAGACCGGTCTCGGAATGCGTGTGCTGGTCGCCGCGAACCGGATGAAGCACCCCCTGGACGCGCGCACGCTGGCGCGTCTGGCGGTGCGGTACGGGGACCGCGGAGTGGTGGGCTTCGGCCTCTCGAACGACGAGCGCCGGGGCATGGCACGGGATTTCGACCGCGCGTTCGCCATCGCCCGCGACGGCGGTCTGCTGTCGGCCCCGCACGGCGGCGAGCTGACCGGTCCGGCGTCGGTCCGCGACTGCCTGGACGATCTGCACGCGGACCGGCTGGGCCACGGGGTGCGCGCCGCGGAGGACCCCCGGCTGCTGAGGCGGCTGGCGGACCGCGGGGTGACCTGTGAGGTGTGCCCGGCGTCGAATGTGGCACTGGGCGTCTACGAGAAGCCCGAGGACGTCCCCCTGCGCACTCTGTTCGAAGCCGGGGTCCCGATGGCGCTGGGCGCCGACGACCCCCTGCTGTTCGGCTCCCGTCTGGCGGCCCAGTACGAGATCGCCCGTCACCACCACGGCTTCACGGACGAGGAGCTGGCGGAACTGGCCCGCCAGTCGGTGCGGGGGTCGGCGGCACCCGAGGACGCGAAGGCGAAACTGCTGGCGGGCATCGACGACTGGATCAACACCCCGGCCCCCTGA
- a CDS encoding pyridoxal phosphate-dependent aminotransferase, translated as MSAATPPTERRVSARIGAISESATLAVDAKAKALKAAGRPVIGFGAGEPDFPTPDYIVEAAVEACRNPKYHRYTPAGGLPELKTAIAAKTLRDSGYEVDASQVLVTNGGKQAIYQAFAAILDPGDEVIVPAPYWTTYPESIRLADGVPVEVVADETTGYRVSVEQLEAARTEKTKVVLFVSPSNPTGAVYSEAETEAIGRWAVEHGLWVLTDEIYEHLVYGDATFTSLPAILPELRDKCIVVNGVAKTYAMTGWRVGWIIGPKDVVKAATNLQSHATSNVSNVAQVAALAAVSGDLTAVAEMREAFDRRRRTIVRMLNEIDGVVCPEPEGAFYVYPSVKALIGKEIRGKRPESSVELAALILEEAEVAVVPGEAFGTPGYLRLSYALGDEDLVEGVSRIQKLLAEARD; from the coding sequence ATGAGCGCTGCAACCCCTCCGACCGAGCGCCGGGTCTCCGCCCGGATCGGCGCGATCTCCGAGTCCGCCACCCTCGCCGTGGATGCCAAGGCCAAGGCCCTCAAGGCCGCCGGGCGTCCGGTGATCGGCTTCGGCGCCGGTGAGCCCGACTTCCCGACGCCGGACTACATCGTCGAGGCCGCCGTCGAGGCCTGCAGAAACCCGAAGTACCACCGCTACACGCCGGCCGGCGGACTGCCCGAGCTGAAGACCGCGATCGCGGCCAAGACGCTGCGGGACTCCGGCTACGAGGTGGACGCCTCCCAGGTCCTGGTCACCAACGGCGGCAAGCAGGCCATCTACCAGGCCTTCGCCGCGATCCTCGACCCGGGCGACGAGGTGATCGTCCCGGCGCCGTACTGGACGACGTACCCGGAGTCGATCCGGCTGGCCGACGGTGTCCCGGTGGAGGTCGTCGCGGACGAGACGACCGGATACCGCGTCTCCGTCGAGCAGCTGGAGGCGGCCCGTACGGAGAAGACCAAGGTCGTCCTCTTCGTCTCCCCCTCCAACCCGACCGGCGCGGTCTACAGCGAGGCGGAGACCGAGGCGATCGGCCGCTGGGCGGTCGAGCACGGTCTGTGGGTGCTGACGGACGAGATCTATGAGCACCTGGTCTACGGCGACGCGACGTTCACCTCGCTGCCGGCGATCCTTCCCGAGCTGCGCGACAAGTGCATCGTGGTCAACGGCGTCGCCAAGACGTACGCGATGACCGGCTGGCGGGTGGGCTGGATCATCGGCCCGAAGGACGTGGTGAAGGCGGCGACGAACCTCCAGTCGCATGCCACGTCCAATGTGTCGAACGTCGCGCAGGTGGCGGCGCTGGCGGCCGTGTCGGGCGATCTGACGGCGGTCGCGGAGATGCGCGAGGCCTTCGACCGGCGCCGCAGGACCATCGTGCGGATGCTGAACGAGATCGACGGCGTGGTCTGCCCCGAGCCGGAGGGCGCGTTCTATGTCTACCCCTCGGTGAAGGCGCTGATCGGCAAGGAGATCCGCGGCAAGCGCCCGGAGAGCTCGGTGGAGCTGGCCGCGCTGATCCTGGAGGAGGCCGAGGTCGCGGTCGTCCCGGGCGAGGCCTTCGGCACCCCCGGCTATCTGCGGCTGTCGTACGCCCTCGGTGACGAGGACCTGGTCGAGGGCGTGAGCCGGATCCAGAAGCTGCTGGCGGAGGCGCGGGACTGA